TATTAGATATTGTTAGGAATTAACCCTTTCaatgccagtttaagtgcaaaaaacgCCCTTgtaatgtaaatataatataaaaaaagaaatattttcatgttatactataaaattagatttttttgaagGGGATAATCACATCCTTGGGTATGTAAATAAAGAGCTACAAGTCTGATTTTGATGCTTAAATatgttcttactttttaatattttaataaatcttttaaaaaaatggaaatcaggaaaaaaactgcaatttcaCCCCATGccaattatataaaaaaagactgacatttGGTAACAAACCGGAAACACTGCAAATTTAAAGCAATGACTCCAGAATGAAAGCCTTACatcataaaatgcatgttttttatgGTGATTGCTGGGCGATCAAAAATTGTGGTTTATTGGGTttcaatggggcatttttggtcacaaaGACCCTCACAAAAAAtttgttcacaaaaaaaaatgttaaggaCTCATTGAGCCGTTACAGGTTCTGGTATTAAAATATCGAAATtctgtctggaaaaaaaacttaCCAAAGTGATGTTATGTGCATTAACAcggtcaaaatgataaaaaaaaaaaaagaaaaccaaaaaatgGTTGATAAAGATTTAACAACCTCAGCATCCTGTTGACCCATTTAGGTAAACTTACATGCTGTTACACCATCTGAATGGGTGTGGGCATTTTCTGGacagaaactttaaaaacagcagcgTATTTTcacatacaaatacacaaaaacccACTTCCTTTTATGTGGATCTTACATTTCTGGATCTGACACCAAAACTTCATCTTACATGATCTAGACCAAtggtttcaaactttttttgcccaaggcacaccaaaaagcaagctgacgtctcaaggcacaccatattaatgtccttgcaaaatagcctctttagcatgtgtagcaCGCAGTAACATGTCCCAGTCCcaactgcatgcaatgtgagcaagtgccagctatatcagtttgattacagagtttccttttatagcatcctgacactctgtaagtgatgcactgcagctccccaggtttatcccgtcaccctgttcctattttctctctgttgctcctgttaagatggacaagtaacaagggAAGAAGTTGCACAAAGGATGACAAGACACCAGTAGTGTTCCACCagaggatattcttaattttcttccacttttctcactcccAAAACTtcttagcttgttttacaaagaggagTGCGTTGCATGGATATTCTTCATACCcgtttttgaatttttatggtctgacttgtgctaacgtagagacaaaactatgtggctcacagctgttagaggcaccatacctctgattttctaagtaatagcatgagatgtcatatttttacatgtaaatttacatttgcatatttaacagataacagatgGGCAGTAAGCATGCAATACTATATGATGCAATGCAGCATGTAATGCTTGCATGCAGCAAGGACATTGGTTATAGTCTCTTTAGTTGTTGCATAGTTGTAGTACTTATGTAAAGTCAGACgaattttcaaggcacacctagatttgtctcaaggcacaccggTGTGCcatggcacaccatttgagaaccacttaTCTAGACCTGCTGCCTTAAGCCGAGTTCAGACTACATGGTTTACTTGTCAGAATTTCTAGACTTAACAAATACCAAACCTCAAGCATCACACACACTGAAAAAACTTCTAAGCAAGTCAGATTAATCCAAACTGATCTTGCACATGCCATCTTAAAGCAGACATTGCAGAAGAACTGGTAGTGGACACAGCTGCAGGGGTATACAATCATCACAGACAAATATCCTCAGAATTTTAAGCAATCAATATGAGAAGGAGAGGTAACAGAATGAAACCATGGAGGACTAAAACTATTATCCTTTACTAACTCCTTGTAAAGGGGGAACTAAACCAGCAACCATGAACCTGAGACCTCATAGGCTGAGAGTGTAAAGACTGACCTAGTGCTAACCCTGAAAGACACACTAGAGAGGTAAGTAAGGCTCAACGACAGGTGCAAATGGTGCTTCTGTGAATAAACCAACCACCAAACACCCAGGCCTgatactgccagacctgttgaatcaagaaatccctgaaatagaacctgtctgacaaagtgaaaaggCTGAAAGATAACCAAAAGCAAAACATCATGCTGCAACctcaagaaattcaagaacagatgagaaacaaagtcattgacatccatcagtctggaaagggtgacaaagccatttctaaggcttttggGCCTggacccagaacaacatccaaagacctgcagcccTCTCTTGACTCacttaaggtcagagttcatgattcaataATAAGAAAAAGACTGGTCAAAactggcatccatgggagagatCCAAGGCCAAgcccactgctgaccaaaaagaacaagATAGCTCATCTTACCTCGCCAAAAACCTCTTGATGAACCCCAGACTTCTGGGAAATACTCTgcggactgatgagacaaaagttgaactttttggaaggtggtgtaaaaactaaaagcatttcatcaaaagaacatcataacAGTCAAACATAGAGGTAGTGGtgtggtctggggctgctttgctgcttcgggacctggaccacttgctgtaacTGATGGAAGCATGGATTCTGCTCtgtaccagaaaatcctgaaggacagtATTCAGCCATCAGACTGGCCATGGCAATTGACCACATGGAggcataaaaaatatttcagaattcTCTGTAATACTAATACTCAAAAGATAATATTGTGttacaacatcaacaacaaaaagtATAATTATTTTGTAACAGCTCACAGTTCACCAACAACGGCACGGCTGTGGTTGAAAATAGCTTTTGAGTCCATGGCCTAACTTTCAGCAATTCTGTTGAAAGGGAGAACTCCTGAAACACAGACAGCCAGAGTTGAAAAATGACTCTGAGGCTGTACCTCATCTCAGTCCCACAGAGATCATAGCACTTAGTCTTTTAGATTTATGAGGGGAGCTCCGGATAATGGTTACATTTCCTCTCCATACTTCCCGTGTAGAAGCTTCCTCCTCCTAGTGACACAGCAGAGTCTTATTTCTGAGTGAGTGACCATGCTGAGTCACTGATGCTTAATATTTAACCTGCGTGGTTTTACCTGACATGGTCATGGAGCTGTAGCTATCTATCCATCTTTCAatctggacaaaagtattcacctgCCTGACGATTACaacagcagggactgtaatgacattgtattcaaatacatgtactctaatatggagttgccccctcttttgcagctttaacagcctccatGTGTGTGAATTTGTGCGCATTCATTCAGTGGAGGATTTATGAGACCTATTGTTGGACGAGaaagcctggctcacaatctccattacaattcatcctaaaggtgctctGTTGGGTAGAGGTCAGGGCACTGTGGGCCAATCAAGATCTTCcgcatcaaactcatcaaacgatgtctttatagcccttgctttgtgcactgaggcacagtcatgttggaagagAAGAAGGCCTTCCCCCAAGGTGTTGCCACAAGCTGAAGGACAGCATTGTCCAAATgccttggtatgctgaagcattaagattggccttcactggagataagatgCCTGGTCCAAACCCTGAAAGCAGCCCCACCATTATCCCCCCACtgaacttcacagctggcacaacACAGTCAGGCATTGTAATTTCCCCCAAAACCTCATAACTGGTTGTGCTACCTTTGATTGCAACAACTgtaagcaagcatttgtgacaACTTGCAATGTGTAATAAACATCGCTGTTgaggaatttttgcccactcttttttgcagaattgttttaattcagccacattggaggccAGCATGGAAACAGCATCTCAAGTCCGGAATTTGTCTTGGGCACTCCAAAACcatcactttaaaaaaaggcacttagaggtggacttgctggtgtattTGGgattgttgtcctgctgcataacccaagtgccCTTGAGCATGAGGtgatgaactgatggctggactttctccttcaggattttttggTAGAGAGCAAAAATCATGGTTCAGttaatcacagcaagtggtccagctCCTGAAGCAGAAAAGCAGCTCCAAACCAtcatgaaatgctgtgttagttttacacaAGATGTAATGGGACGCCATCCTCTTAGTCCATAGAATGTTTTCCAAATGATTTGGGGATCACGAAGAAATGAGCCTCTGTGTTCTTTTTggccagcagtggttttggaactctcccatggaagcaatttttgcccagtccctttcttatttttgaatcatgaacactgaccttaatttagtcaagtgaggcctgcagatcttaagatgttgttctgggttcttttgtgacttcctgtaattttggtaggccagccagtCTGGGAAAGGGTCACCAGTGTTCctagttttcttcatttgtggataattgCTCTCACAGACCTTAAatgaggcctacaggtctttatatgttgttctgggttcttttgtgacctcctgaatgCATCCTTGCTGTGCTCCTTGATTAGTGTTGGTAGGCCGGCCGCTCCTGGGAAAGGTCGCtatttttccaagttttctccatttgtggataatggctctcactacccttaactgagtcaagtgaggtctGCAAGTCTGAAGATATTGCTCTGGGCTCATTTGTGATCTGTATGAGTCAATACACTCTGGGAATCATTTGGTAGTCCGGATACTCCTAGAAGGCTCACCACTGTTCCAGGTTTTTCTACAtatgtggataatggctctcaccatggttcactggagtcccaaagccttagaaaggGCCTTGTAATCCTTTCAAGACTGATAGatgacttttaatttctttaaatctcAGCGTGATGTGCTACTTTTTAGGATTTTTCTTCACTGATTGTCAGCCTTaatgatttaattattttgttaatGTGGAATTAAAGAGAATTTTAATGTTGAATCATGATTTTTTGCCTTGTAATCCCAAAATAGCCTATCTATTTAGTTAGGTGTGAAAAGCTGGACCATCCAAATGAAAATCAGAGGAAGTCTGATTGAAGGCCTTGAAATGTCATGGATTTGAGTTTAGAAAAGAACATTTGGAGTTGAAGCTCCAGAATCCACAGACCATCCAAGATCACTCTACCAGCCAGCAGAAAAGAAACAGCGGAAAATGTAGCAATTTCCAGTCCATTCAAGCTTGGATTGTTCATTTGCTTTTGGAGGTAAACATGTTGTTGTTCTAAATTTACTAAACACTACTTTGGCCGGCCAATCCAATCATTTAGAGATCTTGGACTGATCTGGAAATATGTTTTCCAGACCAACAAAAAGCAGGCCAAATTTTAATTCTCAGCAGCCCACGGTTTCATTACAGCTATCCTGAGCTTGTCAAATAACTACTTGCAACATAAGAGCCATGTAAGtcctttcatttttaatggctTTCGTACGGGGATGCTATTAGTTACAGCACACATACTGTAGTTCAATTGTAGTAACACAATAGCTTGGAATTGGATGACTAATGAATTACATTATGTGATTATAGTTGCCCTGCATTAAGACTTCAACAAAGCTGAATCTATGCGTTCAATTAACTTTGAATGGACATCAATTGTCACTACATCAGAGGGAAACAACCAGTGGCCGTCCTCCTTTAGGCCTTGAAAGACTTGATCTTTTGTCCTGAGGGGACCTTAGAAAAAGAAGGTGGAGCACAGGTTTGGGCGTACCCATGGCCTTGGTCAAGATAGGGTTTCTTCACCTAGCAGTCATGTATTATTCAGCCCTGGAGGCCGAGGATCACCTGGAGAGAGTCATACATACTAAAAGGAAGTGTGTGAAGTCAAAGAGGTTtcaaagaggaagagaagaggacAGAAGAAGAACGGCTGGCAGAGAATGCAGGAGGTGGTGAAGAAACGGCCAATAATCTCTGCAAGGGAAAGAGGTCAGTTTTggaagtctgtgtttgtgtgtgcatccACATGGACTGTATTAAAGCTTAACTATTTCTTCTTATGAATTCTTTCACAGTATTATACAGCCATTGCTCCACACTTGTTTGAGATTTTCACTTTGTTTAGAATCTGTTCCCAAACAAGCAGAGGAAGGACGTTAAAATGCATGACCATAGAAAATTAGTCAAAGAGCTCCATATGGAAATCATCAGAGACAATGCGCTCCCCCTAAGCCAGAGAGCGGGGAGTGTGCTATATATACTGCAGCATGAAGCTGGATTTGTTGCATCATGTCCATCACAATgttcctcctccccctcctcttgtTGTCAGGCCCAGGCCCTGGACGCTACGCTTTGCCCCCTACAGTGGGATACATCAACCATGACTTCACCAAGCCCAGCAGCCCAGCTTACTCATTTCACAGCCGCATGAGCAGTGCCAGTGAGTTTTATTGTTCTCAGCTGCAaatcttttgtttgtttattaacGGTTTGTAATTGTGCCTACTTATCCTTTTGCCTTTAATAGTAGAATCAAACACATGGAGTCCTTTAAACCCTCTGGTATCCCTACAAATTGCTGCCTCCTTTTCGTCCTAGTGtgcaaaaaagtgaaagtgaatAACTTATTTATGGATGATTGCAGCCTTGCTtatgtcattgattagtagcaacattggttaaaatgcattattagtttttttggTGAGGTcaattattctaaaatactcacatttttcacccttctgtgcaaaaaatgcacaccttttaatcatgttataaatgtcattcatttcaaaattgttttactgttattgaattatatttttctcatttaaagtaAGCCCTaaccataaatgtcaaatactcattcattttaatttttttaaccctttagatgCCATGTTTAATTGATGACgtcactgcatttttagatgcaaaatacacaaaaaaatgacttttttgcaggttactacatgaaaattagataacttatttttttattattgcagagacacactcacagactcacagtGATCTGCACATGaacaaaacctcagagagttagtgagaaAGGGAGCAAAGGGCAGTATGACACTGAAGTCTGGTGgaaaaacatgtatttcctgccctcgtccatatatggtaaaagtgacgtcacagggtaaaaaaaatggtccaggtgcaaatgtaaagccccaactctcaaatgaagcccagataccagaaaatgcatgattcatgccttCATGGCGTATGGATCAAAggaagtggtttgaatgggtttaatgtgcatttttttgcacaccAGGGATATAAACGCTGTAAAAaaggtttactttatttatgttgggctgattgttgtggctgggacagaattttgaaaattgtgcaaaaatgaacaaaaaatacgatacatgataatattaattgtgaaagaggacaaagttttttttttttttttgtaaatatcaactaagtgtgcatttttggcacagagggtaccagagggttaaagctataggagatttttttaaaattcagctttattcataaagtctggcagttacattcatgaaataaccaaatTTCAAACCTTACAGACTAAGCatgtataaaacataaaaaggttAGAGGCCTGTTGCATGATGAAATTATGCAATGACCTGTTTGTGAAGTagttatgcacattttttttagattttgcgtcattagctttggctaaaacTAACGAAGGTACACTAGTTAGGTAGTTAGTGTTACTACatatgtaagccaatgtagctacattagcttttgtAACATGAGACTTAGCAAATGTATCTAATGCAATATAGCTTCTTAGGCTTTAGCCATGCTAGCTAcataaattaatgaataaagGGGTTTATTAGATTTGCAGAACTGTAAAAGATGTATAGTCTTCAGCTATGTTATGTACGTTACCTATATAGTTTGGAGCTAACGTAGCCTCATTAACTTAAGCTCTATTTAATGCTATTGAGGAGATCAAAAGTCTTGTTTTGATGATTATTTGTGCATTGTTTCCTTCAGTGGTCTCAGTGGACTCTAGTCCAGGACCTAGGTACCACATTGATGCCAAGGTCACCCGCTTTGGGCGAATGGAAACCCCGTCATACTCCATTCTGGGCAGAGGAAGGCGCACAGGGAGAAAAGGTGATTAAGCTTCCAAAACTGTCTTGTTTACAGTGAGCTTGTTAGTTGTTTTGTTAAACCGGCATTGTCAAATTGTTGGCAAGTATAAAAAAAACTCATCTAACCAAATTTCCCCTAGTGGAAAATATAGTTGACGTTGAAGTAAAGAagcagatattttttaaaaatcaagttaaGATATAAAAGAACTCTTCAAATCAACTTCTATTGATAGGTGAAGTGTTGCAGACCCCTGGACCGGGGGCCTACAGCCCTGAAAAAGCTCCTCCTCTCAATGCTCACCAGAGACCACCATCCTACACCATGGGCAGCCGTACCAGATACCGCTCAGTGGACACTGTGCCGGCACCAAACAGGTGAAGACTGCAAATATTTAAGGGGGCAACATTAAGTTTCTCTTTCTGTCGCATAAGTGGGATGGGGGGGCATTTTACTAATGTACAAGATGGATGTATCAAGATGGAGAGGGGTCTTGCTGCAcaccacagatctcagacgccccctcttgcagaccactactgtgagttTCCAACTCTGTCAGATTGAAAATACATGgtgaaactttcaaaatataATCTAattaaacttctggttagggttagggtgagtgttaaagtaagggttaggACAAcagaagttaaaagtcaaaaacctgacttgcaaaacctgattacaaaaagTTAAGAAAAGCTGACTAAACAGTTTTCTTATGGGAAGAAACCTTGTCCTTCATGAAAGCAGTCTATGGCAGTTAACATGGctgaggctaaagctaatgaagctacattatgctatgtttgctagaGCTTGAACTGTTCTAGAAGTTGTAAAGGGAATGTTGGATGGttttagctccattagctttagctaaagctaacttagctacattggcttatgtagtaaagTAAACTACGTaactatgctagctacatagttgaTGATACTacatgtagcttacatagttatgttagctttagctatgtttgccaaGGTCACATTGCGTAAgctacagctaaagctaacattggcTTTCATAGTTTAGTTACCTACACATctagtgtagctacattagctttagcaaaagctaacaaagctaaaattAGTTACTGTTTGCGTACCTATATgtaataaataaagttgaataattaaaaaaaaacgttCTAAATAatgtaccagcaaattatgtCACTTATGTTTCTGACTGAGGtggcatctcacagtagtggtctgcaataGGGAGCATCTGAGAACTGCAGACTGTCTGGGATTCTGGGAAGTATTGAAAGATTTGCTATCAGCAACAAGCCAATGCTGAAATTTCAAAACCTGCAGCACCACAAATGACCACTATAGGATATCATATTAGTCACATAAAATATGGGAGCCTAGGTGAAATTACCTGAATAAATAGTGTAACTGAACATGTTTATACCAAAAAATTGTTTGGGCTTTTATACACAATTGATACACAAACAGTGTTACGACTTTGAGTAAAAGGTGGGACTAGCTTGGCATCACCTCCAGCTGATCCCAGTCacttaatttaactttatttaaaactcAGAAATGGTGTACAATCAAAGCCTCAAACCCACAGCAGCTACATCTACTTTGTATTCTATGAACCTTAAACATAACATGTATTACTATCTTTTCTCCAGCTACAGTCTTCCTAACCTGCTGGGCTGTCAGATCCCCAACAAACCCTCCACTGCCAGCTTTAGCTTCTCAGGCCGCAGGAAGGTTGGAGCTCCATCAGAGGACCTCTCCATGAGCCCTGGACCTGCAAAGTACAACAGCATCAATCCAGACATCTACCGCCAGCGTCAGCCTTCATTCTCCATGCAGGGCCGGACAAAGAAGCCGAATTATTCCTCTGCCATTCCCGGACCGGGCACTTACAGCCCAGAGAAGTTTTACACACACCTCCCCAAACCTCCGTCCTGTACTATGGGCATCAGACACTCAGAGTTTGTCACCCCACTTGTGGTGCATGTTATGGACTGAAGGGACAAACTGGTTCAGTgcaaatgctttatttttgttcatcttttcaCACAAATATAGGAAAATTAAGTTAAATGTGACAACTTTACAATATAGCTGTTCCAAAGACATGCAACTCAATACAAAGTGGCAGCTTTTCtaataaatatttcaatatcaaaatatgtccttttcataaataaatcagaaaataaatagCTATAGCTTGTCTTGCTCATGTAGTTCAAACAGCAATGATTCATCCTGATCTTCAGTTTTCTTAACTGTTAGCTTAAAAAAGAGTTGTAAACAAAACAGGAAGGAAGATGGAGTCTCTACAGCCTCCCTCTTGGTATGGTGATGTTTACAGGTGAGCTCCAGTCACTGCACTCCCCCAGATCCAGCAGCTCTTTGGCACACACCTGGACCAGGTAAAGCCTTCCTGGTATCAGCCCCTTCACTTCAACCTTGGTGCTCTCAAGTGGACCCACCTGgagtagaaaataaacaatattttaacattattataGCAATAGTTCTCAACTAAATAAATCAATGAGCGATGATTTTCTAAAAAGAGAGTGGGTTTGTTCTTCTCAGCTTTGTGTTTACATGGGGCAGAACTATCCTTCTGAaaaccaaaaaccaaaaaaacatgacctactcttttcaaaactgttttataCAGGCTgtgaacatgtttatttctgctgttaatGTCTGCATTTTACCATGGGTAtatgcagccagcctctagtggacacttgaggaactgcagggTTTTGCTTTTCCAAATTGGCTAACTTTCGCTGCTTCGTTTTATTACAGAAAATAATCTCCCCATCAAAACATTAAGTGTTATAATTTAAGCTTAAATTAATTAAAGCTTAAATAGaattaaatagaaatacaaAACTAATTTTTAGCAGATGAGTTTGGTAGGGTTGTCATAATACCAAAGATTTAAACTTCGATATGATAGTAGTTAAAATTAAACAGTATATATTAATACCAAAAATGGGTGTCCTGGGCCCCTAATATTGGGTTATTTCTTGATCTGAACTATCAGAAATTAAAAGCAAACTCCCCAATACATGAAGTCAACAATGTATCTGGCAAAAATTCCCAGTTTAATAAAAATCcttataaaaaatacatttttttgtatatataaaATTTCTTGGATGAGAAAATTccaaaaattcaattaaaatatttagatgtaaaattctgtaaaaattaataaaagaagtagaataaaatatactaaaaaaattcctgaaaattagCTTAGTTTCTGGAAAATCCCTTGTTAAACCTCttgtttaaagacagaaatgtacggatatttattttaaaatatcattcCACCCCCACCATcccaaaaaaaggcagaaaattaaaatcagtttcatt
This genomic window from Cheilinus undulatus linkage group 18, ASM1832078v1, whole genome shotgun sequence contains:
- the odf3l2a gene encoding outer dense fiber protein 3-like protein 2a, whose amino-acid sequence is MQEVVKKRPIISARERGPGPGRYALPPTVGYINHDFTKPSSPAYSFHSRMSSAMVSVDSSPGPRYHIDAKVTRFGRMETPSYSILGRGRRTGRKVLQTPGPGAYSPEKAPPLNAHQRPPSYTMGSRTRYRSVDTVPAPNSYSLPNLLGCQIPNKPSTASFSFSGRRKVGAPSEDLSMSPGPAKYNSINPDIYRQRQPSFSMQGRTKKPNYSSAIPGPGTYSPEKFYTHLPKPPSCTMGIRHSEFVTPLVVHVMD